The proteins below come from a single Eucalyptus grandis isolate ANBG69807.140 chromosome 3, ASM1654582v1, whole genome shotgun sequence genomic window:
- the LOC104436936 gene encoding LOW QUALITY PROTEIN: uncharacterized protein LOC104436936 (The sequence of the model RefSeq protein was modified relative to this genomic sequence to represent the inferred CDS: inserted 1 base in 1 codon; deleted 1 base in 1 codon) yields MEKVDKETGLLLRVAANHLHLAQFEPLRAILLTLRAKDPDLALDVLQTIVSRAGRVEHVLWSQSCPNPSLLAYLCALELLRLERPLTAWSFDPEALRLRVEFLLYVQSLSDGVAAKIRMDVDGRGAGGSEGGGDGTWSESRNEDLGDVDRRLNDCGRVLGVLLELGVRRLKADVMESEGVDNGGAEGSVSAGTSSIDEEELSCLGAIVPEYAEIFDALCLNIQRQLQGWVVDESGLALMVHRHGKTRAGLLLEEEDVKIMGLMQKSIQLAHLNAMKECVSDGNEEGAIDHVRFLHLDHGVDETEFRVALQDLLKMLLSRKGGSFDSWLAMREKLLSLYAKALAADCPHLVQMIQVIQDELLSEDIEKYRALDKQIPLPLDCFEKYMEESAPDMDTNAKSSQLRTTVSACMRDMYHYARVCRLHVLECVMDTTISLVKKQHLEEASNVLLLFPGLQPLVAAIGWDLLPGNTSARRKLMQLLWTSKSRVIRLEESTLYGSQSDEVSRMENLCDSLCYQLDLASFVACVNSGRTWNSKSSLLLFGKEDSTSMSENADLDPFVENFVLERLSAQSPLRVLFDVVPGIKFQDAIELISMQPIASTTAAWKRMQDIELMNMRYALESTVLALGAMEKTLHNEGEDHGPVALHHLKDLHNHLEAIKYLPRKILMINVIISLLHMDNLSLNLTHCVSPKGYHGSPDSCAGDHTDFTAVEGANETVISFTEFLLDILRRNLPSSLSEQEHLMSDGLSTEGKQALEWRITMSKHFIEDWEWRLSILQQLLPLYERQWSWKEALTVLRAAPSKLLNLCMQRAKYDLGEEAVHRFSLSAEDKATLELSEWVDTAFKRASVEDAVSRAADGTSSVQDLDFTSLRSQLGPLAIILLCIDMAATSAKSANLCLELLDQAQVMLSEIYPGKSPKGGPTYWDQIHEAGVISVSRHVLKRLHEFLEQDNPPAIRAILSREIVISSSKDSHRQGQRDRALGSLHQMIEDAYRSKRQFLSGKLYNLARAIADEEKEANSSREGAVSADRKSLSHQNKDGVLGLGLKTVKETSLNSMTTEKNLQANNYDLKDTGKRIYGPLTSKPMTYLSQFILHIAAIGDIVDGTDTTHDFNYFSIVYEWPKDLLTRLVFDRGNTDAAAKVAEIMRADFVHEVISACVPPVYPPRSGHGWACIPVFTMFSRSHLEKILTPSSREAKGNSFNCSPGAPGLPLFSLQLDIIKHLAKVSPVRAVVACLFGSSILYNGSDSSISSSFNNGLLQSSDADRLFYEFALDQSERFPTLNRWIQMQTNLHRVSEFAVTSERTADDGKVRFEQRAAIKRAREHDSDTESELDESGGGSRIPVGLTDVNHKSGGPAETCDDSLKSDRTDSDMAVHLSFDWENEEPYEKAVERLIDEGKLMDALALSDRFLCNGASDRLLQLLIERGDENHSISGQAQSYGGHSIWSNSWQYCLRLKDKQLAAKLALKYMHGWELDAALDILTMCSCHLPHSDPVRNEILQMRQALQKYSHILSADDHYSSWQQVEAACKADPEGLALRLAEKGAVSAALKVAESAGLSVDMRRELQAQQLVKLLTADPLNGGGPAEASRFLSSLRDSEDALPVAMGAMQLLPNLRSKQLLVHFFLKRRDGKLSDVEVSRLNSWALGLRVLAALPLPWQQRCSSLHEHPRLILEVLLMRKQLQSASLILKEFSSLRDNSMVVTYAAKAIVVSISSPSREPRVSVSGTRSKPKTRAGASTRSSFSNSLSNLQKEARRAFSWGPRNAGEKNASKDVQRKRKSSGLSPSERVAWEAMAGIQEDSLTSLSAEGQDRLPPVSIVDEWMLTGDPSKDEAVRSSHRYESXPDVILFKALLSLCSDEIVSAKSALELCVNQMKNVLSCQQLPESSSMETIGRAYHATDTFVQGLFYAKSLLRKLAGASELAGNPERNKDADDTSSDAGSLSVGSQSTDEPSELLLQTDIWLGRAELLQSLLGSGIAASLDDIADKDSSDRLRDRLIADERYSMAVYTCKKCKIDVFPVWNAWGHALIRTEHYDQARVKFKQALQLYKGDTTPVILEIINTIEGGPPVDVSAVRSMYDHLAKSAPAILDDSLSADSYLNVLYMPSTFPRSEMSRRSSNSANDSDFLDLEEGPRSNLDSTRYLECVNYLQEYAPQHSLNFIFRHGHFRDGCMLFFPLVDVPTPAQPSGHGVVISSPPPQKYGTIDDLCDYCIGFGAMPVLEEVISLRLSSSSKDVVNHTKAALARICLYCETHKHFNYLNKFQVIKKDHVAAGLCCIQLFMNSATQEEAIKHLEHAKMHFDEGLSARHKGGDSTKVVTKGLRGKSASEKLTEEGLVKFSARVAIQMDVVKSFNDSDGPQWKHSLFGNPNDPDTFRRRCEIAETLAERNFDLAFQVIYEFNLPAVDIYAAVAASLAERKKGGQLTEFFRNIKGTIVYDDWDQVLGAAINVYANKHKERPDRLIDMLTSSHRKVLACVICGRLKSAFQIASRSGSVADVQYVAHQALHANALPVLDMCKQWLAQYM; encoded by the exons ATGGAGAAGGTGGACAAGGAGACGGGGCTCCTCCTGCGCGTGGCCGCGAACCACCTCCACCTCGCCCAGTTCGAGCCGCTCCGGGCGATCCTCCTGACGCTGCGGGCCAAGGACCCGGACCTCGCGCTCGACGTCCTGCAGACGATCGTGAGCCGCGCCGGGCGGGTGGAGCACGTGCTGTGGTCGCAGTCGTGCCCGAACCCTTCGCTCCTCGCCTACCTGTGCGCGCTCGAGCTCCTGCGGCTCGAGAGGCCGCTGACCGCGTGGAGCTTCGACCCCGAGGCCCTGCGGCTGCGCGTCGAGTTCCTGTTGTACGTGCAGAGCCTCAGCGACGGGGTCGCGGCGAAGATCCGGATGGACGTGGACGGCCGAGGTGCTGGGGGGAGTGAGGGTGGTGGTGATGGCACGTGGAGCGAGAGCAGAAATGAGGATCTCGGGGACGTAGATAGGAGATTGAATGATTGTGGTAGGGTCTTGGGAGTGTTGTTGGAGTTAGGCGTAAGGAGGTTGAAGGCGGATGTTATGGAAAGTGAGGGTGTCGATAATGGTGGCGCAGAAGGCAGCGTGAGTGCTGGCACGTCCTCAATTGATGAAGAGGAGTTATCGTGTTTGGGGGCCATAGTTCCAGAATATGCAGAAATTTTCGATGCGTTGTGTTTGAACATACAGAGGCAACTGCAAGGTTGGGTGGTTGATGAATCTGGCTTAGCATTGATGGTGCATAGGCATGGGAAGACTCGGGCGGGTTTGTTGTTGGAGGAGGAAGATGTTAAGATTATGGGTTTGATGCAGAAGAGCATTCAGTTAGCTCATTTAAATGCAATGAAGGAGTGTGTCAGTGATGGGAATGAGGAAGGTGCAATTGATCATGTTCGTTTTCTTCACCTTGACCATGGAGTAGATGAAACGGAGTTCCG TGTGGCATTACAAGATCTCCTCAAGATGCTTTTGTCAAGAAAGGGAGGATCTTTTGACTCTTGGCTTGCTATGCGGGAAAAGTTGCTTTCCTTATATGCAAAAGCCCTTGCAGCAGACTGCCCACATCTTGTACAAATGATTCAG GTTATTCAGGATGAGTTGCTTTCTGAAGACATTGAGAAGTACAGAGCACTTGACAAGCAAATCCCGCTACCCCTtgattgttttgaaaaatatatggagGAATCTGCACCAGACATGGACACAAATGCTAAGTCCTCACAATTGAGAACGACTGTTAGTGCTTGCATGCGAGATATGTACCACTATGCTCGAGTTTGTAGGTTACATGTACTTGAGTGTGTCATGGATACAACTATATCTTTGGTGAAGAAACAACATCTCGAAGAAGCTAGCAAT GTTCTTTTACTGTTTCCCGGGCTTCAACCACTAGTAGCTGCAATTGGTTGGGATCTCTTGCCTGGTAATACGTCAGCCCGTAGAAAATTGATGCAGTTGCTGTGGACGAGTAAATCACGAGTGATCCGTCTGGAAGAATCAACTCTTTATGGGAGTCAATCGGATGAG GTATCTCGCATGGAAAATCTTTGTGATTCATTATGTTATCAGCTTGATCTTGCTTCCTTTGTTGCTTGTGTGAATTCTGGTCGTACATGGAACTCAAAGTCCTCATTACTGTTGTTTGGAAAAGAAGATAGTACATCTATGTCTGAAAATGCTGATTTGGACCCCTTTGTTGAGAACTTTGTATTGGAGAGGCTTTCTGCTCAAAGTCCTCTGCGG GTCCTGTTCGATGTGGTTCCTGgtatcaaatttcaagatgctATTGAATTGATAAGTATGCAACCCATTGCTTCTACTACTGCCGCCTGGAAGAG GATGCAAGATATTGAGCTTATGAACATGAGATATGCTTTGGAATCCACTGTTCTTGCTCTTGGAGCGATGGAAAAGACTCTGCATAATGAAGGAGAAGATCATGGACCAGTGGCACTTCATCATCTAAAAGACTTGCATAATCACTTGGAGGCGATCAAATATCTTCCACGCAAG ATACTTATGATAAATGTGATTATCTCTCTTTTGCACATGGataatctctctctcaatttgacACATTGTGTGTCACCAAAAGGCTATCATGGATCGCCTGATTCATGTGCTGGGGACCATACTGACTTTACTGCTGTTGAAGGGGCAAATGAGACTGTTATATCATTCACTGAATTTCTGCTTGATATATTACGTCGAAATCTACCATCATCTTTATCTGAGCAAGAACATCTTATGAGTGACGGGTTAAGTACTGAAGGAAAACAGGCCTTGGAGTGGAGGATCACTATGTCTAAGCATTTCATTGAAGATTGGGAATGGAGATTGTCTATTTTGCAGCAGCTTCTGCCACTCTATGAACGCCAGTGGAGTTGGAAGGAGGCACTGACTGTGTTACGTGCAGCCCCATCCAAGCTACTCAACCT CTGCATGCAGCGGGCTAAGTATGACCTAGGAGAAGAAGCAGTTCATAGATTTTCATTGTCTGCTGAAGATAAAGCTACCTTGGAATTGTCAGAATGGGTGGATACTGCATTCAAAAGAGCATCT GTAGAAGATGCTGTTTCTCGTGCTGCTGATGGAACATCCTCTGTTCAAGATCTTGATTTTACGTCGTTACGTTCCCAGTTAGGTCCTCTGGCTATA ATTCTTTTATGCATCGACATGGCTGCAACATCTGCAAAATCTGCAAATTTGTGCCTAGAGCTTTTGGATCAG GCTCAAGTTATGCTGTCTGAGATATATCCAGGAAAGTCTCCA AAAGGTGGTCCTACCTACTGGGACCAGATTCATGAAGCAGGAGTAATATCTGTGTCAAGGCATGTGCTCAAGCGTCTCCATGAATTCTTGGAACAG GATAATCCTCCTGCTATTCGGGCAATTCTGTCCAGGGAAATCGTCATCTCATCATCTAAGGATTCTCACCGACAAGGGCAGAGGGACCGTGCTCTTGGTTCGTTACATCAGATGATTGAAGATGCTTACAGGAGCAAGCGACAGTTTCTAAGTG GCAAGCTATATAACCTGGCAAGAGCCATTGCTGATGAAGAAAAGGAGGCCAATTCCAGCAGAGAGGGAGCTGTATCTGCTGATCGTAAAAGTCTTTCACACCAAAATAAGGATGGAGTTCTTGGCCTTGGGTTAAAAACTGTCAAAGAGACGTCACTGAATTCAATGACCACAGAAAAGAATTTGCAGGCTAACAACTATGATTTGAAAGACACTGGAAAGAGAATATATGGCCCTTTAACTTCCAAGCCAATGACATATCTTTCGCAGTTCATACTACACATTGCTGCAATTGGTGACATAGTTGATGGGACGGACACAACTCATGATTTCAACTATTTCTCTATCGTCTATGAATGGCCTAAAGAT CTTTTGACTCGTCTGGTGTTTGACCGCGGAAACACTGATGCAGCGGCAAAAGTGGCAGAGATAATGCGTGCTGATTTTGTCCATGAAGTAATTTCTGCCTGCGTGCCTCCAGTTTATCCACCACGTTCTGGCCATGGATGGGCATGCATTCCTGTTTTTACTATGTTCTCTAGGAGTCACTTGGAGAAAATTCTCACTCCCTCTTCTAGAGAAGCTAAGGGCAACTCCTTTAACTGTTCCCCCGGAGCACCTGGCTTGCCACTATTCTCTCTTCAGTTGGATATCATAAAACATCTGGCAAAAGTTTCTCCTGTAAGGGCTGTAGTAGCATGTTTATTTGGGAGCAGTATCTTATACAATGGCAGCGACTCGTCTATTTCCAGTTCCTTCAACAATGGTTTACTGCAGTCATCTGATGCAGATCGTTTGTTCTATGAATTTGCTCTTGATCAATCTGAAAG ATTTCCAACCTTAAACCGTTGGATTCAGATGCAAACCAACCTTCATCGAGTTTCAGAGTTTGCTGTGACATCTGAGCGAACAGCTGATGATGGCAAAGTTAGGTTTGAGCAGAGAGCTGCTATAAAACGAGCCCGTGAGCATGACAGTGACACGGAGTCTGAACTTGATGAAAGTGGTGGTGGAAGTAGGATCCCTGTCGGTCTGACAGATGTCAATCATAAAAGTGGGGGACCTGCAGAAACCTGTGATGACTCTCTAAAGTCTGATCGTACCGACTCTGACATGGCGGTGCATCTTTCATTTGACTGGGAGAATGAAGAACCTTACGAGAAAGCTGTTGAGAG ATTAATTGATGAAGGAAAACTAATGGATGCTCTTGCTCTATCCGATCGTTTTCTATGTAATGGTGCCTCAGACCGCTTACTTCAGTTATTAATTGAGCGTGGTGATGAAAATCATTCAATATCTGGTCAAGCACAAAGTTATGGTGGCCACAGCATCTGGAGTAACAGTTGGCAGTATTGCTTGCGGTTGAAGGATAAACAACTGGCAGCTAAACTTGCTCTTAA GTATATGCACGGATGGGAACTCGATGCCGCCTTGGACATTCTCACCATGTGCAGCTGCCATCTGCCACATAGCGACCCAGTCAGAAATGAG ATTTTGCAAATGAGACAAGCTTTGCAGAAATACAGTCATATATTAAGTGCTGACGATCATTATAGCAGCTGGCAAcag GTTGAAGCTGCGTGTAAAGCAGATCCGGAGGGCTTGGCTCTTAGATTGGCTGAAAAGGGGGCTGTTTCTGCTGCTTTAAAAGTGGCTGAGAGTGCTGGTTTATCGGTAGATATGCGGAGAGAGCTACAGGCTCAACAACTTGTGAAACTTCTAACAGCAGATCCTCTGAATGGTGGGGGTCCAGCAGAAGCCTCACGATTTCTTTCCTCCCTACGTGACTCTGAAGATGCTTTACCAGTGGCAATGGGTGCCATGCAGTTGTTACCCAACTTGCGGTCCAAGCAGCTTCTG GTTCACTTCTTCCTGAAGCGGAGAGATGGGAAATTGTCAGATGTCGAGGTCTCCAGGCTTAACTCTTGGGCCTTAGGTCTCCGTGTTCTTGCTGCCCTGCCACTGCCATGGCAGCAAAGATGTTCTTCTCTGCACGAGCACCCTCGTCTTATTCTTGAGGTTCTCCTTATGAGGAAGCAGCTGCAATCTGCGTCTCTG ATTCTTAAAGAATTTTCTTCCTTGAGAGACAATTCTATGGTTGTCACATATGCTGCTAAAGCTATTGTGGTCAGCATAAGCTCTCCTTCCAGGGAACCTCGTGTGTCAGTTTCTGGAACTAGGTCAAAACCGAAAACAAGAGCAGGTGCTTCGACGAGGTCATCTTTTTCGAATAGTTTGAGCAACTTGCAGAAAGAGGCCCGGCGGGCTTTTTCTTGGGGTCCTCGAAATGCGGGAGAAAAGAATGCTTCAAAAGATGTTCAACGGAAGAGAAAGAGTTCAGGATTATCGCCATCTGAAAGAGTTGCTTGGGAGGCAATGGCAGGTATTCAGGAAGATTCATTGACTTCTCTTTCTGCTGAGGGGCAAGACCGACTTCCACCTGTTTCCATAGTTGATGAATGGATGTTAACTGGGGATCCAAGTAAGGATGAAGCTGTCAGATCATCCCATCGGTATGAAA GCCCTGATGTTATTCTCTTCAAG GCATTGCTTTCATTGTGTTCGGATGAGATTGTGTCTGCCAAAAGTGCTCTTGAATTGTGCGTCAATCAGATGAAAAATGTGTTAAGCTGCCAACAGTTGCCTGAGAGTTCATCCATGGAGACAATTGGACGGGCATATCATGCGACAGACACATTTGTGCAG GGATTATTCTATGCTAAATCTCTTCTTAGAAAGCTGGCTGGGGCTAGTGAGTTGGCTGGCAATCCTGAGAGAAATAAGGATGCAGATGACACATCATCAGATGCTGGTAGCTTGAGTGTAGGCAGTCAGTCTACAGATGAGCCCTCTGAACTTCTTCTGCAGACGGATATATGGCTTGGTCGTGCCGAACTGCTTCAGAGTCTCCTAGGATCTGGCATTGCTGCTTCCCTTGACGATATTGCTGACAAGGACTCATCTGATCGTCTTCGAGACAGGTTAATTGCAGATGAACGGTATAGTATGGCTGTCTACACTTGTAAGAAGTGCAAG ATAGATGTCTTTCCTGTATGGAATGCTTGGGGACATGCTTTAATTCGAACAGAACACTATGATCAAGCTCGAGTGAAGTTTAA GCAAGCACTTCAGTTGTATAAGGGTGATACTACACCtgtcattttggagatcattaATACCATTGAAGGAGGTCCGCCTGTTGATGTGTCAGCAGTCCGTTCAAT GTATGACCATTTGGCTAAAAGTGCTCCAGCTATATTAGATGATTCACTTTCTGCTGATTCCTATCTTAATGTCCTGTACATGCCATCTACATTCCCACGTTCAGAGATGTCTAGACGTTCATCAAACTCTGCAAATGACTCTGATTTCCTGGATTTGGAAGAGGGACCCCGAAGCAATCTAGATAGTACTCGGTATCTTGAATGTGTCAATTATCTACAGGAG TATGCTCCGCAGCATTCGCTTAATTTTATATTTAGGCATGGCCATTTCAGGGACGGGTGTATGTTATTCTTTCCACTGGTTGATGTTCCTACACCCGCTCAACCTTCAGGCCATGGTGTTGTTATTTCATCTCCACCTCCACAAAAATATGGGACAATTGATGATTTGTGTGACTATTGCATTGGCTTTGGTGCCATGCCTGTTTTGGAAGAAGTAATTTCGTTGAGACTCTCATCAAGTTCAAAAGATGTGGTCAATCATACAAAAGCAGCCCTTGCTCGAATCTGCCTTTATTGTGAAACTCATAAGCATTTCAATTACTTAAACAAGTTTCAG GTTATCAAGAAGGACCACGTTGCAGCTGGGCTTTGCTGTATTCAACTATTCATGAATTCTGCCACGCAGGAAGAAGCCATCAAACATTTGGAGCATGCTAAG ATGCATTTTGATGAAGGTCTTTCAGCGCGACATAAAGGTGGAGATTCTACTAAAGTTGTCACAAAGGGCCTGAGAGGAAAAAGTGCTTCTGAAAAGCTCACTGAAGAAGGACTTGTCAAATTTTCTGCCCGTGTGGCAATACAA ATGGATGTTGTCAAATCATTCAATGACTCAGATGGGCCCCAATGGAAGCATTCTCTTTTTGGGAACCCAAATGACCCTGACACGTTCAG GAGAAGGTGTGAGATTGCAGAGACTCTTGCTGAGAGGAACTTCGATTTGGCTTTTCAAGTGATATATGAATTTAACCTCCCTG CCGTGGATATTTATGCTGCGGTAGCTGCATCACTTgcggaaaggaaaaaaggaggcCAGTTGACAGAGTTTTTCCGAAATATCAAAGGCACTATTGTTTATGACGACTGGGATCAG GTGTTAGGAGCTGCCATAAACGTATATGCAAATAAGCACAAAGAACGTCCTGACCGTTTGATAGACATGTTAACCAGCAGCCACAG AAAGGTGCTGGCTTGCGTGATCTGTGGTCGCCTCAAAAGTGCATTCCAAATTGCTTCACGGAGTGGAAGTGTTGCTGACGTGCAATATGTAGCACATCAG